A region of the Amycolatopsis sp. cg13 genome:
AGGCAGGCGGGGTTCGTCCTCACTCGGTTTGACGGTCCGTGAGGGGAACCCTGAGGGACTCTGATTCCGTGAGGGTTCCCCTCACGGACCGTCAATCCGGGAAGGGGGTCTGGCGATGGATTCGATATTGCCGACGTCCAGGACGACGTGCGGCAGGAACTTCCTGGACCAGCGGGCGCTTGAAGCCGCCGATCTCGTGACCGATGCGCGGCTGGCCGACGCCGGAGTGTCGCTGTCGGCTGCAGGTTTGTACCCGTCGCTGCACCTGAATCTGGCCGAGTGCCACCGCAAACTCGGCGACCTCGGCCGGGCCCGCGAATACCTTCAGCTGGCCCAGGCCGAGATCGGCGCGCTCGGCGACGACGAATACGGGCGGCTCGTCAAGGACGGCCTGCGGCAAGTCGCCGAACAGCTCCGCTGACCGCCGCAGTCATGCGGGCTGGCCCCACATGTTCGCCGTCAGCTTCCACCCCGGCTGGTCCTTCATCGTCACCAGCGTTTCGTACAGCCGCTCGTACCCCGTGCTGCTGATCCGCCAGGCGCCGTCCTCGCGCCGATAGGTGTCCTCGTAGTACGCGGCGCCCTCAATGACCACGCGGTGCTCGGCCACGATCACCTTGTCCTGGAACATCCACCGCCCGGTCGCGGTGTCGCCGTCGATCTCGATTTCCGGGTGGCCGGCGAAGTGCATCGTCGTGATGCCGGGGCCGACGGTGGTGCTCAGGAATTCCATGAGCGCGTCACGGTTGTCGAAGTTCAGCGGTTCGCCGTAGGAAGGCGTGCCGTAGTGCACGCGGGCGTCGGCGGTCAGCGTCTCCGCCATCTCGTCCCAGCGCTTGAGGTCGAGGCACCGGAGGTAGCGGAATTTCACGCGGCGGATTTCTTCGAGCGCGGCCAGGTCCATGCGCCCAGCGTCCTCCGCCGCTTGACCGAGCGCAAGAACCTGTTCTACTTTTCTGTCCTCGAACCCCGGAAGACCCCGGAAGGGCGGATCCGATGGCGTCCCAGGCACCCCCGGCCTACGAGCTGAGCCACCTCGGTGCGCTCGAAGCTGAAGCCGTGCATGTCTTCCGCGAGGTCGCGGCGACCTTCGAGCGGCCGGTGCTGCTGTTCTCCGGCGGGAAAGACTCGATGGTGATGCTCCACGTCGCGGCGAAAGCGTTTTGGCCCGCGCCGCTGCCGTTCCCAGTCATGCACGTCGACACCGGGCATAACTTCGACGAGGTCATCCGGTTCCGCGACGAAACCGTCGAGCGCTACGGATTGCGGCTGGTGGTCGCGAGCGTCCAGGACGACATCGACGCGGGCCGAACCGTTGAAGACCCGAAGGCGGGCCGGAACCGGCTTCAGACGGCGACTTTGCTGCGCGGCATTCGCGAGAACGGCTTCGACGCGGTGTTCGGCGGCGCGCGGCGCGACGAGGAGAAAGCCCGGGCCAAGGAACGCGTGTTCAGCTTCCGCGACGAATTCGGGCAATGGGATCCTCGGCGGCAGCGTCCGGAACTGTGGAATCTGTACAACGGCAGGCACCGCAAGGGCGAGCACATCCGGGTCTTCCCGTTGTCGAACTGGACTGAGCTGGACATCTGGCAGTACGTCGAGGCGGAGAACGTGACCCTGCCGTCGCTGTACTACGCGCACCAGCGGTCGGTGGTCCAGCGGGACGGGATGCTGCTCGCGGATACCCGGTTCCTCACCGTCGGCGAGGGCGAAGTGCCTTGCCCGGCAACGGTTCGCTTCCGCACGATCGGGGACGCGACCTGCACCGGCTGCGTCGAATCGACCGCGTCGTCGCCGGCGGAAGTGGTGGCCGAGGTCGCCGCGACGCGGGTCACCGAACGCGGCGCGACCCGGGCCGACGACCGGATCTCCGAGGCCGGGATGGAAGACCGCAAGAAGGAAGGCTACTTCTGATGAGCCGGGTCACGACGGTGCGGCTCGCCACGGCGGGCAGCGTGGACGACGGCAAGTCGACCCTGATCGGCCGCTTGCTGTTCGATTCCAAGACGGTGTTCACCGACCAGTTCGAAGCGATCGAGCGCACCAGCCGGGACCGCGGCGACGCGTACCCGGATCTCGCCCTGCTGACCGACGGCCTGCGCGCCGAACGCGAGCAGGGCATCACCATCGACGTCGCGCACCGGTATTTCGCCACGCCCAAGCGGAAGTTCATCATCGCCGACACCCCGGGACATGTGCAGTACACCCGGAACATGGTGACCGGAGCGTCCACTTCGGACGTCGCGCTGATCCTGGTGGACGCGCGGAAGGGCGTGCTCGAACAGTCGCGCCGGCACGCGTTCCTCGCCAGCCTGCTGGGCATCCGGCACCTGGTGGTGTGCGTGAACAAAATGGACCTCGTGGACTGGTCGCAGGAACGGTTCGAGGAAATCCGCGAGGACTTCCGCCGGTTCGCGATGAAATTGCAGACCCCGGATCTGACTTTCGTGCCGATGTCCGCGCTGCACGGCGACAACGTGGTGCACCGAGGCGCGAGCATGCCTTGGTACGAAGGCACTTCGCTGTTGCATCACCTGGAACAGGTGCACGTCGCTTCGGATCGCAATCTCGTTGACGCGCGTTTTCCGGTGCAATACGTGATTCGCGACCACAGCCGGGATTTCCGCGGTTACGCCGGAACGGTGGCCGGTGGCGTATTCAAGCCCGGCGACGAGGTGACGGTGCTGCCGTCCGGATTCAGCACGTCCGTCCGCGCGATCTGGGGTCCGGGCGGGGTCGAGGTGCCGGAAGCGTTCGCCTCGCTGGCCGTCACGATCGAGCTTGCCGACGAACTGGACCTCAGCCGCGGTGACCTAATCTGCCGTCCGGGCAACCGTCCGCACGTCGGCCAGGACGTCGACGCCATGGTGTGCTGGTTCTCCGAACAGGCCGCGCTCGCTCCGGGCGCGAACTACCTCGTCCGGCACACCACCCGCGAGACCAAAGCCGAGGTCCGCGCGCTCGACTACCGGCTCGACGTCACCACACTGCACCGCGACGAGGCCGCGGAGTCGTTGTCGCTCAACGAGATCGGCCGGATCCGGCTGCGGACACGACAGCCGCTGCTGTTCGACCCCTACCTCCGCAATAAGCCGACCGGCGGATTCCTGCTGGTCGACGAACACTCCGGGGACACCGTCGGGGCGGGCATGATCACCGGCCCGAGCGCGACGGCGCCGAACGTGGTCTGGCATCCGGCGGCGGTGTCGCGGGACGAACGCGCGACCCGCGGCCGTACCGTCTGGCTCACCGGGCTGTCCGCGTCGGGCAAGTCGAGTGTGGCGGTCGAGGTGGAGCGCAGGCTGGTCGCCTCAGGCCGTCCCGCTTACCTGCTGGACGGGGACAACCTCCGGCACGGCCTCAACGGCGACCTCGGGTTCGCCCCTGCGCAACGGGCCGAGAACATCCGCCGCGTCGCGGAGGTCGCGAAGCTGTTCGCCGACGCCGGGGTAGTGGCCGTCGTGTCGCTGATCAGCCCGTATCAGGCGGACCGCGAGCTTGCGCGGGCCGTGCACGAAGCCGCGGGTTTGCCTTTTTTGGAAGTCTTCGTCGACACTCCGCTCGAAATGTGCGAGGACCGCGATCCGAAGGGCATGTACGCCAAGGCGCGGTCGGGAGAAATCACCGGATTCACCGGAGTGGACGCGCCGTACGAACGGCCTGCGTCGCCGGACCTCGTGTTGCGTCCGGAAAACGGAGATCCGGTGGCGATGGCCGCACTGGTTCTCGCCGCGCTGGAGTGACGTCCGGGCGGAGCAGAATCCTTTCGGCCGAAATAGGGGAGAGCGCGCTGCGTCGCTCCGCAGCCGCTGGAATGGCGGAAACGGGAACAGGGAGCGAAGCCGCCAGTCGGCTCCTCACGGCTCGCCTTCCTTGTGCGGTGGCTGACTGCGGCTGAGCGAGCGACTTTGCCCCTCTCAGAGCAACTGCTGAACTTCCTCGTGCGCAGTTTCCGGGTGAATCCGGGCCTGGCGTGGGAGGAACTGCCGCTCCGGCAGCCGCGGGAAAGCCGTCGTGGGAGGACGCGCGACGGCTCGGCGCGGGTCGCGCGCCGCGGTTGCGCACGAATCCCAGGCTGGCGCTGCTGAAGGAAACCGTTCTGCAGCAACGCTCCTTGCGTCGCTACCGGAGCTGGCTCGTCAGCAGGACGTTCTCGCCCCAGCAGGCGTGACCGCTTTGTTCCACACCGTGGCCGTCGATCCGTCGGCCCTGATTTCCACGATCGGGACCGGTTTCTCCACCGGGTTGCCGTACTGGGACTGGTCGGGGCTGAACTGGATGGTGCCGCTCGCGCCCCGGACGGCGTTCCGGCACCGCATTTCCTCGATGAGCCCGATCTGGGAGAGAGGTGTGCGCACGACCGTGTCGGCATTGGCCGCGGCGGCGCGGCGGGCGGCGGTGACGGCGACCATCATCGCGTCGCGCAAGGGGCTGTCCGAGGGTGTTCCGGTGGCTGGAACAAAGGCTGCGGGCGGTGCGGTGCCGGATCCCTGAGAGTCTCGCGGACGCTGGAAAAGCCACGATCGGGGGAAGCCGCGCTCGCGACGCGTTCGCCGGCCCGTTTTTGTCTGGGCGCCTCCTTAAAGTGCGGTTCATGGCAACGGACGAGCGCGAACAGGCGCGAAGGGTGCTGGGCTTCGCGCTCGATGTGGCGATGCAGATGTTCCAGCAGGGGATCGAAACGGCGGTCATCGTGCGCACGGTTCGCGGGCTGGCGCTCGCGGGCGGCGTCGAGGATCTGCGGATTTCGGTGGGAGTGCGGGCAATTCACCTTCAATACTGCCCGGGGAGGGGCGAGGAACCGCTGGTGTTGTTCGGGAGCGTGCAGGCGAACGACGCGCGCGACATCGGCC
Encoded here:
- a CDS encoding nuclear transport factor 2 family protein gives rise to the protein MDLAALEEIRRVKFRYLRCLDLKRWDEMAETLTADARVHYGTPSYGEPLNFDNRDALMEFLSTTVGPGITTMHFAGHPEIEIDGDTATGRWMFQDKVIVAEHRVVIEGAAYYEDTYRREDGAWRISSTGYERLYETLVTMKDQPGWKLTANMWGQPA
- the cysD gene encoding sulfate adenylyltransferase subunit CysD, which translates into the protein MASQAPPAYELSHLGALEAEAVHVFREVAATFERPVLLFSGGKDSMVMLHVAAKAFWPAPLPFPVMHVDTGHNFDEVIRFRDETVERYGLRLVVASVQDDIDAGRTVEDPKAGRNRLQTATLLRGIRENGFDAVFGGARRDEEKARAKERVFSFRDEFGQWDPRRQRPELWNLYNGRHRKGEHIRVFPLSNWTELDIWQYVEAENVTLPSLYYAHQRSVVQRDGMLLADTRFLTVGEGEVPCPATVRFRTIGDATCTGCVESTASSPAEVVAEVAATRVTERGATRADDRISEAGMEDRKKEGYF
- the cysC gene encoding adenylyl-sulfate kinase; the encoded protein is MSRVTTVRLATAGSVDDGKSTLIGRLLFDSKTVFTDQFEAIERTSRDRGDAYPDLALLTDGLRAEREQGITIDVAHRYFATPKRKFIIADTPGHVQYTRNMVTGASTSDVALILVDARKGVLEQSRRHAFLASLLGIRHLVVCVNKMDLVDWSQERFEEIREDFRRFAMKLQTPDLTFVPMSALHGDNVVHRGASMPWYEGTSLLHHLEQVHVASDRNLVDARFPVQYVIRDHSRDFRGYAGTVAGGVFKPGDEVTVLPSGFSTSVRAIWGPGGVEVPEAFASLAVTIELADELDLSRGDLICRPGNRPHVGQDVDAMVCWFSEQAALAPGANYLVRHTTRETKAEVRALDYRLDVTTLHRDEAAESLSLNEIGRIRLRTRQPLLFDPYLRNKPTGGFLLVDEHSGDTVGAGMITGPSATAPNVVWHPAAVSRDERATRGRTVWLTGLSASGKSSVAVEVERRLVASGRPAYLLDGDNLRHGLNGDLGFAPAQRAENIRRVAEVAKLFADAGVVAVVSLISPYQADRELARAVHEAAGLPFLEVFVDTPLEMCEDRDPKGMYAKARSGEITGFTGVDAPYERPASPDLVLRPENGDPVAMAALVLAALE